Proteins encoded in a region of the Vicia villosa cultivar HV-30 ecotype Madison, WI linkage group LG5, Vvil1.0, whole genome shotgun sequence genome:
- the LOC131603639 gene encoding transcription factor GLABRA 3 codes for MVLQNMKEQLALAIRSIQWSYIIFWSESVNHPGVLSWGGGYYNGDIKTRKTSQGVELSSDEIGLQRSEQLRELFGTLKPVETSPQTKRPSAALSPEDLSDTEWYYLVCMSFVFNIGQGLPGRALANGQPIWLINAYSTDCKVFSRALLAKSASIQTVVCFPFMNGVIELGTTDLVLEDLSLIQQIKTSLSNIITVDDPINVQATLNSRNNEDVACVAAFGHYDYNAGYDIMNRTTSPNGSSTALQTNQIPDETFMVENWHVMEDDLSNCVHNSMNSSDCISQTIASAPKGREDCNNMDPLSEDWHYQKILAALLKSNEELSMGMHFQNFHQESSFCVWNKGGPWPLDCHRPRQGTSQKLLKKILFEVPRMHMDGLVESQEENDYREGTRLETDEGMNHVLSERRRRAKLNERFLTLRSMVPSNSKDDKVSILDDAIEYLRKLEKRVKEMEGQREPTDIESRNKRTHHDMVERTTDHYYNKTNNGKKPMAKKRKICDIDETRRVIYSDALKGSSTSDVSVKMSDNGVVIEMKCPCRSGRMLEIMEAVNNLNIDLNSVQSTEADGSLHLIIKSKFTGSSHATAKRIKQVLLKVASKF; via the exons ATGGTGCTGCAAAACATGAAGGAACAACTTGCTTTGGCAATTAGAAGCATCCAATGGAGCTATATAATCTTCTGGTCTGAATCTGTTAATCATCCAGG GGTGTTGAGTTGGGGGGGAGGATATTACAATGGAGATATTAAGACAAGGAAAACAAGTCAAGGAGTGGAACTTAGTTCCGACGAAATCGGCTTACAGAGGAGTGAGCAACTGAGAGAGCTGTTTGGGACTCTGAAACCTGTAGAAACAAGTCCTCAAACAAAAAGGCCTTCTGCAGCACTGTCACCAGAAGATCTCTCAGATACTGAGTGGTATTATTTGGTTTGCATGTCCTTTGTATTCAACATTGGCCAAGG GTTACCAGGAAGAGCTCTAGCGAATGGCCAACCAATTTGGCTGATCAATGCTTATTCTACTGATTGCAAAGTGTTTAGTCGCGCTCTTCTCGCAAAG AGTGCATCTATTCAAACAGTGGTGTGCTTTCCTTTTATGAATGGTGTTATTGAGCTAGGCACAACTGATCTG GTATTGGAAGATCTGAGTCTCATTCAACAGATCAAAACTTCTTTATCGAATATTATAACTGTCGACGATCCTATTAACGTTCAAGCTACATTGAATTCGAGAAATAACGAAGATGTTGCTTGTGTGGCAGCATTTGGTCATTATGACTATAATGCTGGATATGACATAATGAATAGAACAACCTCTCCTAATGGTAGTTCAACTGCATTACAAACGAATCAAATACCAGACGAAACATTCATGGTCGAAAACTGGCACGTAATGGAAGATGATTTGAGCAACTGTGTCCATAACTCCATGAATTCAAGTGACTGCATATCTCAAACTATTGCTTCTGCTCCTAAGGGTAGAGAAGATTGCAACAATATGGACCCCTTAAGTGAGGATTGGCACTATCAGAAAATTCTTGCAGCACTTTTGAAAAGCAATGAAGAGTTATCAATGGGGAtgcattttcaaaactttcatcagGAATCAAGCTTTTGTGTTTGGAACAAAGGAGGGCCATGGCCATTGGATTGCCATAGGCCAAGACAAGGAACGTCGCAAAAGCTATTGAAGAAGATCTTGTTCGAGGTTCCGCGGATGCATATGGATGGTTTGGTTGAATCTCAAGAAGAGAATGACTATAGAGAGGGAACGAGACTCGAGACTGATGAAGGTATGAACCATGTTTTGTCAGAAAGAAGGAGAAGAGCAAAACTAAATGAAAGGTTTTTAACCCTTAGATCAATGGTCCCTTCAAATAGTAAG GATGACAAAGTTTCTATACTAGACGACGCAATTGAATACCTTAGAAAGCTTGAGAAAAGGGTAAAAGAAATGGAAGGTCAAAGAGAGCCGACAGATATAGAGTCTAGAAACAAAAGAACACATCATGATATGGTAGAGAGAACTACTGATCATTACTATAATAAAACTAACAATGGCAAGAAACCAATGGCGAAAAAGAGGAAAATATGCGACATAGACGAGACGAGGAGAGTGATTTACTCAGATGCTTTGAAAGGAAGTTCTACTAGTGATGTTAGTGTCAAAATGAGTGACAATGGAGTTGTGATTGAAATGAAATGCCCTTGTAGATCAGGAAGGATGTTGGAAATTATGGAAGCAGTTAACAATCTCAACATAGATTTGAATTCAGTTCAATCAACAGAAGCTGATGGGAGTCTTCATCTGATCATTAAATCTAAG TTTacaggatcaagtcatgcaacAGCAAAAAGGATCAAGCAAGTCCTCCTTAAAGTGGCTTCAAAGTTTTGA